ggaaaatacctctaaGGGAGGTCTTCTAAATGTTCAGATTTGCCTTAATGACTTTATATAAAGTCTGCTAAAAACCTCCTGCAATGAATATGGCCCTCAACAGTAATATTTATGTCGTGTAATTAGAGTCTTTGTTAGGGATCCCATTATTGTTCACATTGTAATTAGACTTATAATCTAGTAAATGTGACATACTGCAATGTTCCGCTTTGTAAACATTATTGACTCCATTTTAAGACTGAGATTGCCTCATaccaacaaataaaaaaaaaatcatggccTCATAAAAACCTTCTAATTATTTAGATGAGCAGTTTGTGGATTCCTGATGCAAAGTTGAGACTGAACCAAGGTGAATACTGAGCACAGGTGCAAGCTTCAGTTCAGGTGACTTGCCAACCTCCTTTACACCTCAGCTGGCTGCTTAAATCTCACTCAGTTTAAGGGGAGAGGAGATGCAAATCTGAATAGCTTTTTAACCTCATTAGCACAGTCGTTCATATCATGTTTCTGCCTTATAGTTCATGTTTCTAGGTAGTAACAACCAGCTATTGATCTGTTGGTAATCCACTGTAGCCATGTGTGTGTATTGATCAGTTAGTTCATCACCCATGGGGGGTAACTGAAAATGGGCTTGGCTAAGCATTTCTTTTAGggctgaatttaatttttttttttttgtaaattttgttGTCTCTGAAATGACCAAGAATTTGGATACTAAATTTTTTAAGCAGTAAGCAGATTGGGCCATAGCTAAAAATGAATGATTATTTTATGTTTGTTGTTAAGGACCTTTAGTACAACTGCTGTGTTGGTGTAACTGCTTGTATCATTAATGTTTTCTCCACTCAAATAATGTCATGATCCAAGTctctcaggctctgctcttcTGAGACCTCTGTGTGCTACATGACGAGAGGACAGCCTGCTTCTCTTAGTCTGTAAGAGCACTtgtctcttctctctctctctctctgcagtgGTCTTTGTTAGTCAAAATATCTTACGGTTCTGGTAGTAATTTTTGAAGAGTACAAAATGAGTGCTCTCAGCAATGAGAACAGGTTCCAGATAGGAAGCTTTTTGGATATAAACTTTGCTTTTATTGGAATAATGGGatgctttctgtgctgcagccgCTGTACAAACAGTGTAAACACCAAGTGCTGGTAAAGCATCTGTAGTGTGGGTAGCTTGCCCTAATTGCAGTCTCTCACTGTGAAAACTTtccacagctgtgccagcaaaCATCGCAGACCTGAGAAACATAGAAGTGCTCAACTTTTTCAACAACCAGATTGAGGAGCTGCCTACACAGATAAGCAGCCTTCAGAAGCTCAAACACCTGAACCTTGGGTGCGTATCTTAATGCAGAACTTTGCTGTAATAGAGGTGCTATCAAATGTCATCACAACTGAACCTGTACCTTCTTATTTTTTGGTAGTAAAGTTTGTTATTGAAAGTGGGTTTGAGGCTAACCTGGGAATTACAACTTCAGAGTGTTCAGTTAATGTCCTGGATAAACAGAAGCATAAATGATCAAGCACTTGTTCTGGTATACTCATAATCATTTAAGGCAACTCATATTCATCAAATGCTGTAGTTAAACTGAACAATTACTGACATTTACTTCCGTAGCAACTGCCTCTTAATTCTGTGGTTACTGCGTAAGAATCAAGCTTTATTTCCtgttctgattttaaaaaacatccaTGTTAATTTAGGACTTCAATTCCAAATGTTTGAATCTGTGTTTATAGACATTTCAGTTTGTATTTAAACCTGTAAAAGAAGCAGCACGTATTAGGTGTGATGTGCATTTAGTTCAAAGAGCTGGGGTATTGACTGAATTTGTGCCAGGGGTGTTTATTATAAAGTGTTCAGATTCTATATTATGGTAAAGCTGGTGATACTTTATAAGAAATGCAGTTGCAGAGGGCTTTCTTGAATTATTAAGAAAGCAAATGTGAAGCATAAGACCTTCTTAAAATTAAATGGACATATTAAAGTGTAACTATGGAGGAAAGCAGTGGTAGGCCTAAGCTTTAGCATTATAGGCTTCTCATAGAAATAATGTTTGATTTTTATAAATTCAACTTCTAAACACCTTAAACTGATCATTTTTTACTCTTCCAAATACCAGATGATTTTGGCTAAGCTCTGTGTATTCTGCTTTAGATACTTTCATGAAGGGCTGATAATTGAATTGCTGATAATTGAATTGCATCTTGAACTGTTGGAATGCCAATAGACATTTTAATGATGATCTGTCTTTcctggtcttttttttttgtcacagaaGATCTCTAGCTGTCCTTATATCTGTTTCAACCTCTGAATTCCGTTTCAGAGGAAATATTAATTAAGAATCCTGATTCTTTGTATTTTGGGGGCTAGAGCCATATTTTTGGAATGGCATATAGAAGTGTTGCAGTATATGAAGGAAGAAGTTGTGCACTTCCTATGGATTCAAGCACCAACCATTGCTAATATAGGTCAAATGCTAGTctttattaatgaaaaaaatgtcatgCAAAAGACCACTTGGTGTTTGGAGCAGCAGACCTTCAGGTCTGTAACCACATTTACCATCTTCATGTATCATGCGGCGTAAAATCTTAAAGACTCTTCCATCTTAATCCCCTCCTTACACGTGGTCTTCCAGGCACAGGATTTACCACCCAGTCTTAGCTTTGCAAAATGGGTTCTGCTTTGGACATCCTTGGAGTCAGTGACAAGGAAACTTTTTTGCTCTGGTAGGTTTTTCATGAGGCAGCCTAGAAACCCTCTTGTCATCTGCAGTGTGTGTGTTAGAGGGCTTCAGAAGAGCCCCTTAGGGGAGAGGGGCTTGAATAAGAGCAGAGATTATTTTTGGGAGGGCTTTGGCATGGAAGGGTCAAGTGGTgtggaaagagaaaaggtgTACTGCTGCACAGAAAGCTTAAAATGTAACATTTGGAAGGCAGGTGAGGCACAGGCTCAGTGTTTGAACTTCTGCAGGGATGAATAGTGCTGGGCAGCAACTTTGAGCTGGTTCTCTGTCCCTGCCAAAGAATAGATACTATTCTGCCTCTTGTCAGTAGGGAGAGcattctttccctctctcttccttccttgCAAAAGGCAAGGCTGTTAGGGCAGCTTGgtaaaaatcccttttcaggAGTGGAAAACAAACTGCTTTCTTTAGTCCTGTTTTATAGAAAGACCAGTTTTTAAAACAGTGACAATTGTGCAGTAGCAATAGTGGAGAATGCTTTCCTGTGTTTTAATTGCTAATACTACAGCAGCAATATGAGTTGTATGCCCATAATGGGGCTTCTTActggggatgaggaggaagaaggattTTGTCTAGATTTAGCTACAGAGAGCTGATCTCTACAGGTTCTTCTTTTGTTGGGGCTGGCTTATGCAAAATGGGTAAGGAAAGGTGAGGTTATTTCCTgagtttttgaaagaaaataatggatGTGCTTCTGCTGACCTTGTTCACATGCTTATATGGTCTTTCTTATTTTTGGTTGTGCAACTTTGTCTTTGTACTTTGACTAGATTTCTTATAGTTTCAAGTGTCAGATATTCATACATTCACATAACATCTTCTCTTGACTTCAGTGACTGTTGCTTATCACTTTTGCATCAAAAGAGAATCAAATTCGGAGTATGTTTAGGGACAGCATCTGAAAGGTCATGTTTGTTTCCAGTCTtcacataagaaaaaaatcctgttcttGACTATAGCTACCTGTACAGGCTCTTTCTGAAGATGCCTCTCTTCTCTGTTCTGCTTTCAAACCTGGGTGACAACTGAAGCAAGATCCGCACACACCCGGTATATATTTGCTGTACATGCACTAGGGACAGTATGAATAAGAAGCTGGTAggtaggtttttttctgttcatgtgATAAACAGCCATACACGAACAGCTCATGCACAGTTAGATTCTGTGAAGGTATCTCCagccatgtgcctgccttcatTGTTGCTGCAGCTTTAGAGAGTATCTGAATCACCCTGTTCAAGCCCTTGGAGTCAGAGAAAAGTTACCTTTCTCTACCTTGTCTGATCCAGGATTTTCAGAGAAATCTCTTCCTTCTGTTACGTGTCCTCATGTTGTTCTGTCTGTTACCAGTGGGAACTGCTCTCCTAAACCCTCTGAAGACTGGCTAATGGAGTTGTGTTTAGGTTAAGCTTTATTAGTCGCAGGACTGACATTTTATTTACTTCATACTCCTTGTGCATCAATAGTTCTGTAGTGACACAGATTTGCTGTTCTTAGGAAGAGGTTTGAGCAGTTGTTCAATGAACATAAATACTGTGCTCTTGAGGTATTCTCCTTTATATTTGGTATCATGGTGGAGAACTACATGGCAGAATGAAGAATGCTCAACATGATGTGCAAAAGTGTAATTTTTAGTTTCACTAGAAGTCATCAGCCAAGGACCAGCTTTCTCCATGGGATGCTGTTAAAGCTGAGCATGGCGTTGACACCTCTCCCTTGTGCTTCATGGTTTGGGTGTGCCTGCTGATTGAGGTGACACACAGGATCCCTTGAGAGTGTGTAAGTTTTGAGTATATTTATGGGAATGAGAGGTTATAAAAAGGTCTGCATTGCAAAAGACTTAATATCTTGGAGCATCAAAGCCTTTTCAAAACAGGAGGAAATCTTGGCATATATtacatttttaaggaaaaagccaaacaaaacccTTGTGACCTGTATTATTCCTGTTAGGTGAAGTGAATACTGATGtcatattctttttttccctttacttaCAGCATGAACAGGTTAAACACCTTGCCAAGGGGATTTGGCTCTCTACCAGCACTAGAAGTTCTTGACTTGACTTACAACAACTTAAATGAAAATTCGCTACCGGGAAACTTCTTCTATCTGAGTAAGAAACTTTTCTAAAAACTCTACAAATCTTCAGGATATGGTGCTTTGCTCTTTGCAGTTGAAATTTATTTGATGCAGAccaaaatacaaatacagattttttcccaatatttgtttttcttttaatatatctTGAATATTTCTGCATAGCATGGCAATATTTATCACTGATATATACTGTCATCTGACACCTTTGGACACGAGCAGACTTGCTTAGTAATGGTATATTAGTTTTCTTCTGAGTAATACTTCCTTGGGTCCCATACTCAATTAAAACGTCATGGAGGTTTGCAAGCCTCAGGGGAAAGTAAACCATTTTGCAGAGCAACTGTTGTTCGTTGAGTCTGAAAAAGAATGTATTCTTGATAGTTCATTACTAAAATAGTTTTAACAGCATGTGGGTGTTGAGGTGTCCAGCACATTAAAACATATGCCAAGGTTACAAAGCTTGGCAGAGGAATGGTAGAGCTAAGCTGACCTTTGCATATGTTAAAAATACATACCCAGAGGGTTGACAGAAAGGTATTGTAATACATATGTGCAAAAGGGCTGCATTATGGTTGCCTAAGCAACTTGAATTCTGGCACTTTCTGGATTTCAGCGATTCTGCTGTTCCGTGTACTATGCTGAAGTGGCTTCAGGATCAGTGCATTCAGCATCAAAGTGACAGGcaaggggagaggaggagtgctgctctctgagggATGTTGTGATTGTAACCTGGCTCAGGGAAAGCTTTAAGTCAGCATTATTAAAAATGGTCACATTTAGTGAAACAAGAAGAGGAGGAGTGAACTACGTAAGACAAATGGGATCTCCTCTGGTGGGAAGGAGAGGTTTTGCTGATCTGACCACCTTCTCTCCTGCTGCACCTGACAGCTCTTTGTGAGTCtccattttaattcctttttccaaCTGTCATGTATGCTTGTTTAGTAATAGCAAGCTGCATAGTTGTGCTGGGTCATCTTTTTTTGATTAATTTCATTGAGACTTGGCATGGAAATTATGAATTATACCATTGAAGTcttctgtatttcatttcagATCTCTTTCCCAGTGTGGTTTTTATAGAGCTTAACATAGCTGTATATTTGTTGAAAAAactcagaatttttttaatgtctgtttAGGATGCAAATTGATGTAATAAATAAGAATCAGGGGTAATAAAGAGTAATGACTGTATTCTCATATCTGAGCATTCAGGCTATTTGCCAGAATCTGCCAGAGTCTACTGTTGCAGAAATTGTTAATTGTGCTAGTCCTTTTGAATATAGATGTTTTCCTGAACTCACCAACAATATAATAAGCCAGTAAATCTAAGTTTGACCTGCTTGTTATTATTGTGAGCCCTGGGTATGTCAAAGGCTTTTCACCAAGTCAGGGTTATTAATCAAACCTGACTCCTTTTTATTGATTAGACCTCAAATGGTTGGGTTATATGCCACCCTGTTTATATATTGCTATTTAATTTGCAGCCACCCTTCGTGCACTCTATCTAAGTGACAACGATTTTGAAATGCTGCCGCCAGATATTGGGAAGCTCACAAAGTTGCAGATAGTAAGTAATTTATCTAAATTCTTGGAAAATCAATTCACTTTTGCAACACTTGTAGGAATGGAATCCAGTCAATTTGAGGAGTAGTAGGGTAGGTTTGCAGGAATAGACCACTATACCTGGAACTGTTTCTTGTTTACCAGAAGACACTTGTAAATAAATTGGAAGAATTGAGCATTCAGGAGAAAGTTGGGGGCAGAGGGAGTAGAGCTCTCTTTTGGGCTGCTTTATGGTAACCAAAAATTGTTCTGACTGAATTTATATTTGCTCTTAGCTGAGTCTTAGAGACAATGACCTGGTATCACTGCCTAAAGAAATTGGTGAGCTCACCCAGCTTAAGGAACTGCATATCCAGGGAAATCGCCTTACTGTGCTGCCCCCAGAACTGGGTAAGATTATGGAtgatcatttatttatttgactAATAGTGATGATGATGAACTGTATTTCCTCTGAAATGATTATGCTTAAGTCATCTTAAGCTAATATTTACTTTCCCCTGAGAAAAACTCACTTTTACACTCCTCCACTGCACTCCTGGATGTGCAGGAGGAGCCAGAAGATGacatgttttgttttattattttattgcatGTTGCATTTTTCTTGTCTATTAGTACACCTGATTGCCAATTTGTATATAGCACCTTACTTTATTTAATGTATCATAAATACTGGGTGAGCAAACCTGTTCTTATCTTTCACTGGGTTTTGATAACACTGTTTAGATTAGCCAAAATTATATT
This Haemorhous mexicanus isolate bHaeMex1 chromosome 1, bHaeMex1.pri, whole genome shotgun sequence DNA region includes the following protein-coding sequences:
- the RSU1 gene encoding ras suppressor protein 1 — translated: MSKSLKKIVEESREKNQPEVDMCDRGISSMLDVPGLFTLSHITQLVLSHNKLTTVPANIADLRNIEVLNFFNNQIEELPTQISSLQKLKHLNLGMNRLNTLPRGFGSLPALEVLDLTYNNLNENSLPGNFFYLTTLRALYLSDNDFEMLPPDIGKLTKLQILSLRDNDLVSLPKEIGELTQLKELHIQGNRLTVLPPELGNLDLTGQKQVFKAENNPWVTPIADQFQLGVSHVFEYIRSETYKYLYGRHMQANPEPPKKNNDKSKKISRKPLAAKNK